In Capsicum annuum cultivar UCD-10X-F1 chromosome 7, UCD10Xv1.1, whole genome shotgun sequence, one genomic interval encodes:
- the LOC124885519 gene encoding hydroxyproline O-galactosyltransferase GALT3 translates to MKKYSANGRRFIISSFFFIIFLCVLASINEIRFDSFLKFGRCAFSQTTTTNSSATFFLRVNSSSLFPNYEIRILIGILTLPDQYQKRHFLRLIYGTQSPVMGAKVDVKFVFCNLTKEDQKILVALEIMRYDDIIILNCQENMNKGKTYTYFSSLPEIFSVSNIQPYYPPYHYVMKADDDTYIRLENFVESLRPLPREDLYYGYVIPCPSMDPFVDYMSGMGYLVSWDVVEWIKDSDIPKKHLEGPEDKVFGEWLRDGHRARHRYNAKWSMYNFPDPPTRCTHELWPDTIAVHLLKNQQKWIQTLNYFNVTRDLKPSKLYNIP, encoded by the coding sequence ATGAAAAAATACAGTGCAAATGGCAGACGTTTCATCATTTCCtcatttttcttcattattttccttTGCGTTCTAGCTTCAATAAATGAAATCCGATTTGATAGCTTTTTAAAGTTTGGTAGATGTGCTTTTTCTCAAACAACAACTACTAATTCTTCTGCCACATTCTTTCTTCGTGTGAATTCCTCCTCCTTGTTCCCCAACTACGAAATCCGAATTCTTATAGGAATTTTGACACTTCCCGATCAATACCAGAAGAGACACTTCCTGCGGCTAATCTATGGCACACAATCTCCAGTAATGGGTGCAAAAGTTGACGTCAAGTTTGTATTCTGCAACCTAACAAAAGAAGATCAAAAGATATTGGTAGCACTTGAAATAATGCGTTATGACGATATCATCATCCTTAACTGTCAAGAAAATATGAACAAAGGTAAGACATATACCTATTTTTCGAGCTTGCCAGAAATTTTTTCAGTTTCTAATATCCAGCCATATTATCCACCCTATCATTACGTGATGAAAGCCGATGACGACACATACATACGGCTTGAGAATTTTGTAGAATCCTTAAGGCCATTGCCTAGGGAAGATTTGTACTACGGTTATGTTATTCCATGTCCTAGCATGGACCCTTTCGTGGACTACATGTCAGGCATGGGTTATTTAGTGAGTTGGGATGTAGTAGAATGGATAAAAGATTCTGATATTCCAAAAAAACATTTGGAAGGGCCAGAAGATAAGGTATTTGGAGAGTGGCTCCGAGATGGTCATCGAGCACGACATAGATACAATGCCAAGTGGTCAATGTACAATTTCCCCGACCCACCCACGAGATGCACACATGAGCTGTGGCCGGACACCATTGCAGTTCATCTTCTCAAGAACCAACAAAAGTGGATTCAGACACTCAATTATTTCAATGTCACTAGGGATCTTAAACCATCTAAGTTGTATAATATACCTTAG